The following proteins are co-located in the Roseovarius arcticus genome:
- a CDS encoding YaiI/YqxD family protein produces the protein MPIYVDADACPVKDEAIRVGTRHQQAVYIVSNGGLRPSPHPLVQTIIVPDGPDIADMWIADRAGKGDVVVTGDIPLAAKCVEAGALVLKHNGEPLTSANIGNVLATRDLMTDLRAADPFRQGGGKGFTKADRSRFLDALERAVRQARILAP, from the coding sequence ATGCCGATCTACGTTGATGCCGACGCATGCCCCGTCAAGGACGAGGCGATCCGCGTCGGCACGCGGCATCAGCAGGCCGTTTATATCGTGTCTAACGGCGGCCTGCGCCCCTCGCCCCACCCGCTGGTACAGACGATCATCGTGCCCGACGGGCCGGACATCGCGGATATGTGGATCGCGGACCGGGCGGGCAAGGGCGACGTGGTCGTCACTGGAGACATCCCCTTGGCTGCGAAATGCGTAGAGGCAGGCGCGCTGGTGCTAAAGCATAACGGCGAGCCGCTGACCTCTGCCAATATCGGCAATGTGCTGGCCACCCGCGATCTGATGACGGACCTGCGCGCTGCCGATCCGTTCCGTCAGGGCGGTGGCAAGGGGTTTACAAAGGCGGATCGCTCACGCTTTCTGGACGCGCTGGAGCGGGCCGTAAGACAGGCGCGCATTCTCGCGCCCTGA
- a CDS encoding DMT family transporter, which translates to MCAPAIQGTNTPGAFCALAAIFCFSFVDLGIKLLSDAYALHQIVMLRSLVSLVVFLAVIMPISGGWRVLRTARPGAHLLRGMFIVCANACLFLGLAALPIADAVAIFFISPLAIAVMSVIFLREVVGPRRWIAIAVGLIGVLLIVQPGTDAFQLASLLPAMAALLYGAMHMVTRKVRDTESAATMTIYVIITFLISSAVIGALIGHGRYAGGAHPSLSFLLRAWGPIAQGDIWIIVMLGVAGVGGSWLITQAYRLSEAAFAAPFEYVAMPIAIFWGAMFFDTWPTANAWAGIALILGSGLYMLWREHRASGARPAPRYRR; encoded by the coding sequence ATGTGTGCCCCCGCCATACAAGGTACCAATACACCCGGCGCGTTCTGCGCGCTGGCCGCGATCTTTTGCTTTTCCTTTGTCGATCTGGGGATCAAACTGCTTAGCGACGCATACGCATTGCATCAAATCGTCATGCTGCGCTCACTGGTCAGCCTTGTCGTGTTTCTGGCCGTTATCATGCCTATCAGCGGTGGCTGGCGCGTATTGCGCACCGCGCGGCCCGGCGCGCATTTGCTGCGCGGGATGTTCATCGTCTGCGCCAACGCCTGCCTTTTTCTTGGCCTTGCCGCGCTGCCTATCGCCGACGCAGTCGCGATCTTCTTTATTTCGCCGCTGGCCATCGCGGTAATGTCTGTGATCTTCCTCAGGGAGGTGGTCGGCCCGCGCCGCTGGATCGCTATCGCCGTCGGCCTGATCGGTGTTCTGCTGATCGTGCAGCCGGGAACGGACGCGTTTCAGTTGGCGTCGCTGCTGCCTGCCATGGCTGCCCTTCTGTATGGTGCGATGCACATGGTCACCCGCAAGGTTCGCGATACCGAAAGCGCGGCGACAATGACGATTTACGTCATTATCACATTTCTTATATCGAGCGCAGTGATCGGTGCGCTGATCGGACATGGGCGCTATGCCGGAGGGGCGCACCCGTCGCTCTCGTTCCTTTTGCGCGCATGGGGGCCCATCGCGCAGGGCGACATTTGGATTATCGTCATGCTGGGTGTCGCGGGGGTCGGCGGCAGTTGGCTGATAACCCAGGCCTACCGGCTCAGCGAGGCGGCTTTTGCCGCGCCGTTTGAATATGTGGCCATGCCGATCGCGATCTTCTGGGGCGCGATGTTTTTTGACACGTGGCCGACCGCAAACGCATGGGCCGGGATCGCGCTGATCCTTGGATCGGGCCTTTATATGCTGTGGCGCGAACACCGTGCCAGCGGCGCACGCCCCGCGCCGCGATACCGCAGGTAG